The following nucleotide sequence is from Mucilaginibacter sp. cycad4.
TCAGTTAGAGGAAACACTGGGCGATTATTAATCCACCCCCTCCGGCTCCCCCAAAGGGGGAGAGTTAAAAAAGCGTCAGTTTAATTTATTACTATTTAATGCCAATCTCTCTCAATTGTGCAGAGGGAATTTGAACAATGAAAAAATACACTTACACAGATAAAAAAGATACCCGCTCGGGCTTTGGCGCCGGGTTGCTGGAAGCAGGCCAGAAAAACGACCAGGTTGTTGCCCTTTGTGCCGACCTTATCGGTTCGTTAAAAATGAACGATTTTATTAAAGCATTCCCCGAGCGTTTTGTACAGGTAGGTATTGCTGAAGCTAACATGATCGGTATTGCTGCCGGTATGACTATAGGCGGTAAAATTCCTTTTACCGGTACTTTCGCAAACTTTTCAACAGGCAGGGTTTATGATCAGATCCGCCAGTCGGTAGCTTATTCAAACAAAAACGTTAAAATTTGCGCTTCACACGCTGGTTTAACTTTGGGCGAGGACGGTGCTACCCACCAGATTTTGGAAGATATCGGCCTGATGAAAATGTTACCAGGCATGACGGTTATCAACACCTGCGATTATAACCAAACCAAAGCTGCTACCATTGCTATTGCTGATTATGAAGGCCCGGTTTATTTACGTTTCGGTCGCCCGGTTGTTCCTATTTTTACCGATCCTGATCAAAAATTTGAAATTGGTAAAGCATGGATGGTGAACGAAGGTGCCGATGTAAGTATCTTTGCAACAGGTCACCTGGTATGGCAGGCTATCCTTGCAGGCGAAATTTTAGCTGAGCAGGGTATCGATGCCGAGATCATCAACATCCACACCATTAAACCGTTGGATGAAGAGGCTATTTTGAAATCAGTTGCTAAAACAGGCTGCGTAGTTACTGCCGAAGAACACAACCGTTTGGGTGGCTTAGGCGACAGCGTTGCCCAGGTACTTGCAGTGCACAACCCATCACCACAGGAGTACGTAGCTGTAAATGACAGCTTTGGCGAAAGCGGTACACCTGAACAACTGATGACCAAATACGGCCTTGATGCCGATCATATTGTGGCAGCGGTGAAAAAGGTGATAGAAAGAAAAAACAAAAAAGGTTAATTAAACCTTTAACATTAATAAAATTCTAAAAATGTCGGTACAGGTTGAAGATTCAGAGATATTAAGCAAGTTTCAGGACGAAAAGACCCGGAATGAGGCATTTAACCTGTTGTTGAAAAAATACCAGCAAAAAATATACTGGCACATCAGGCGCATGGTTGTTGATCATGACGATGCTGATGACCTGGTTCAGGATGTTTTTGTAAAGGTTTGGAAAAACCTTGCCGGTTTCAGAAACGACGCGCAACTGTACACCTGGATGTACAGGATAGCATCCAACGAATGCATTACTTTTTTGAATAAGAAAAAACAAAAAAATAATGTTTCGTTGGATGATGTTGCTTATGAGCTGGCCGATACACTGGCCGACTCAACCTATTTTAACGGCGATGCAGCACAGCGTAAGCTACAGGAAGCACTGCTTACCCTGCCCGAAAAACAACGGCTTGTTTTCAATATGAAATATTATGAAGACATGAAGTACGAAGAAATGTCGCAGGTTTTGGGTACCAGTGTGGGCGCTTTAAAGGCTTCTTTTCACTTGGCAGTCAAGAAGATAGAAGCTCATTTGCTCGGCAGGGATTAATTTTTTAATTTACGTTAAACCTTTTAGCACTATACCAATCTATAGTTGTGTATGAAAAGCGATATGGACAATAGGGAATGGCTGGATGATTTCATCGCGCTGAAACAGGTTAGCAAAACTAACCCGTTCACAGTGCCTGAAGGCTATTTTCATGAGTTAGCGCAGCACATTACAACACGCATAAGGCTTGAGGGATTAAAAAACTATCCATCTGCAGGGTACACCGTACCTGAAAATTACTTTGACGAGCTAAGCAGCAATATCCGGAGCCGTATAAATATTGAAAGTGCTTTTGGCGCCGGTGATTCGGGGTTTACCGTTCCCGAAAATTATTTTGATGAGCTGAGCAGCAATATTCAAAGCCGTATTGTGGTTGATGAAGCCATGAATGCGGGTGAGAGTTTCACGGTGCCCGAAAATTACTTTGATGAGCT
It contains:
- a CDS encoding transketolase C-terminal domain-containing protein, with translation MKKYTYTDKKDTRSGFGAGLLEAGQKNDQVVALCADLIGSLKMNDFIKAFPERFVQVGIAEANMIGIAAGMTIGGKIPFTGTFANFSTGRVYDQIRQSVAYSNKNVKICASHAGLTLGEDGATHQILEDIGLMKMLPGMTVINTCDYNQTKAATIAIADYEGPVYLRFGRPVVPIFTDPDQKFEIGKAWMVNEGADVSIFATGHLVWQAILAGEILAEQGIDAEIINIHTIKPLDEEAILKSVAKTGCVVTAEEHNRLGGLGDSVAQVLAVHNPSPQEYVAVNDSFGESGTPEQLMTKYGLDADHIVAAVKKVIERKNKKG
- a CDS encoding RNA polymerase sigma factor, with the protein product MSVQVEDSEILSKFQDEKTRNEAFNLLLKKYQQKIYWHIRRMVVDHDDADDLVQDVFVKVWKNLAGFRNDAQLYTWMYRIASNECITFLNKKKQKNNVSLDDVAYELADTLADSTYFNGDAAQRKLQEALLTLPEKQRLVFNMKYYEDMKYEEMSQVLGTSVGALKASFHLAVKKIEAHLLGRD